In one Sesamum indicum cultivar Zhongzhi No. 13 linkage group LG12, S_indicum_v1.0, whole genome shotgun sequence genomic region, the following are encoded:
- the LOC105175507 gene encoding protein MOR1 isoform X2, whose translation MSEDEKLLKEAKKLPWEDRLTHKNWKVRNDANIDLAAVCDSISDPKDPRLREFGPFFRKTVADSNAPVQEKALDALIAYLKAADADAGRYAKEVCDAIVAKCLTGRPKTVEKAQMVFMLWVELEAVEAFLDAMEKAIKNKVAKAVVPAIDVMFQALSEFGSKIVPPKRILKMLPELFDHQDQNVRASSKGLTLELCRWIGKDPVKSILFEKMRDTMKKELEAELANVSGTAKPTRKIRSEQDKEPEIEAVSEVTASGPAGENAADVPQEIDEYELVDPVDILTPLEKSGFWEGVKATKWSERKDAVAELTKLASTKRIAPGDFAEVCRTLKKLITDVNIAVAVEAIQALGNLARGLRTHFSGNSRFLLPVLLEKLKEKKQSLTDALTQTLQAMHKSGCLNLTDIIEDVKTAVKNKVPLVRSLTLNWVTYCIETSNKAAILKVHKEYVPICMECLNDGTPEVRDAAFSALAAIAKMVGMRPLEKSLEKLDDVRKKKLSEMIGGSTGDPSTSTSSAAVQSSGGGMAHAEASDGSFVRRSAASMLSGKKPTNVAPAATKKASSAKAGTNKKSDGGQSKVSKPVEQEDIEPAEMSLEEIENRLGSLIQAETITQLKSAVWKERLEAIVSFKEQVEALNDLNPSVEVLIRLLCVVPGWNEKNVQVQQQLIDIITHIASTALKFPKKCVVLCLLGISERVADIKTRTQAMKCLTTFCEAAGPGFIFERLYKIMKEHKNPKVLSEGLLWMVTAIEDFGISYIKLKDLIDFCKDIGLQSSAAATRNATIKLIGALHKFVGPDIKAFLSDVKPALLSALDAEYDKNPFEGASAAPKKTVKVSDSTSSMAAGGVDGLPREDISEKITPTLLKGLESSDWKIRLESIESVNKILEEANRRIQPTGTGELFGALKSRLHDSNKNLIIATLSTIGALASAMGPPVEKSSKGILSDVLKCLGDNKKQMRECTLSTLDSWLAAAHLDKMVPYVTAALTDTKLGAEGRKDLFDWLSRQLAGLSDFPDAIHLLKPSASAMTDKSADVRKAAEAFFNEILRVCGHEMVTKNLKDIQGSALAIVVERLKPYGAFQENFETGRSISAGIASKTSSKVGKSNAYGDRASSSRHGNRVASSRAVPTKGPRQDSIMSVQDTNIQSHALLNVKDSNKDDRERMVVRRFKFEELRLEQIQDLENDIMKYFREDLHRRLLSTDFKKQVDGIEMLQKALPSIGKELIEVLDILLRWFVLRFCESNTSCLLKVLEFLPELLEMLRNEGYTMTEAEAAIFLPCLIEKSGHNIEKVREKMRELMKQIIHAYSPAKTFPYILEGLRSRNNRTRIECADLVGFLLDNYVAEISGQLKSLQIVACLTAERDGDTRKAALNTLATGYKILGDDIWRFVGKLNEAQRSMLDDRFKWKAREMEKRKEGRPGEARAALRRSVRDNGSEPAEQSGEVSRSTTVPILNRENYGHSEVHTERLPITRTYSGVGPTDWNEALDIIAYGSPEQSVEGMKVVCHELAQATADPEGSTMDDIVKDADRLVSCLANKVAKTFDFSLTGASSRSCKYVLNTLMQAFQNKRLAHAVKESTLDSLITELLLWLLDERVPQMDDGSQLLRALNVLMLKILDNADRTSSFVVLINLLRPLNPSRWPAPATNETLIIRNQKFSDLVVKCLIKLTKVLQNTIYDVDLDRILQSIHIYLQELGMDEIRKRAGADDKPLRMVKTVLHELVKLRGTAIKGHLSMVPIDMQPQPIILAYIDLNLQTLAAARMLTPTGPVGQTHWSDSTANNPAPAATHSADAQLKQELAAIFKKIGDKQTCSIGLYELYRITQLYPQVDIFAQLQNASDAFRTYIRDGLAQMERNAAAGRTPSSVPLATPPPAALNLSPRYGPLSPVNTNPLSDSRNMNTRVEPTNFSLPPSYAEDDRHVNASSPRVSSYEQAGLQQNMEESRNDRLPSVSNGTLDAIRERMKSIQLAASAGNPESRSRPLIQVNGNLNHPPVTEGHGSGNPVHGGILPMDEKALSGLQARMERLKSGSFDSL comes from the exons ATGTCGGAGGATGAGAAGTTATTGAAGGAGGCGAAGAAATTGCCATGGGAGGATCGATTGACGCACAAGAATTGGAAAGTGAGGAATGATGCGAATATCGATTTGGCAGCCGTTTGCGACTCCATCTCGGATCCCAAGGACCCGCGACTCCGTGAATTTG GTCCGTTTTTCAGGAAGACTGTGGCGGATTCTAATGCCCCCGTGCAGGAGAAGGCTTTGGATGCACTCATTGCGTATTTAAAGGCTGCAGATGCTGATGCTGGAAG ATATGCGAAAGAGGTATGCGATGCAATAGTGGCGAAATGTCTGACTGGAAGGCCTAAAACAGTAGAGAAGGCACAGATGGTCTTTATGCTATGGGTAGAGCTGGAGGCTGTTGAAGCTTTCCTG GATGCTATGGagaaagcaataaaaaataaagttgccAAAGCGGTTGTCCCTGCAATAGATGTCATGTTTCAGGCATTAAG TGAATTTGGCTCAAAGATAGTGCCGCCTAAAAGAATACTGAAGATGCTACCTGAGCTTTTTGATCATCAAGATCAGAATGTTCGTGCTTCTTCAAAAGGGCTGACACTAGAGCTTTGTCGTTGGATAGGAAAAGACCCTGTCAAATCTATATTGTTTGAAAAGATGCGAGATACAATG aaaaaagagttgGAGGCGGAGCTTGCTAATGTAAGTGGAACTGCAAAACCAACCCGCAAAATTAG GTCTGAGCAGGACAAGGAGCCAGAAATAGAAGCTGTTTCTGAGGTTACGGCATCTGGTCCTGCTGGAGAAAATGCAGCTGATG TTCCTCAGGAGATAGATGAATATGAACTTGTTGATCCAGTTGATATCTTGACCCCTCTGGAGAAGTCTGGATTTTGGGAAGGAGTG AAAGCTACAAAATGGTCTGAGCGAAAAGACGCCGTTGCTGAATTAACCAAACTTGCCTCTACTAAAAGGATTGCTCCTGGAGATTTTGCTGAAGTTTGTCGAACCTTAAAAAAG CTTATTACAGATGTGAACATTGCTGTTGCAGTTGAAGCTATCCAAGCACTGGGAAATCTTGCCAGGGGCCTGAGAACCCATTTCTCAGGAAATTCTCGCTTTCTGTTACCTGTTCTACTG GAAAAACTGAAGGAGAAGAAACAGTCTTTGACAGACGCTCTGACTCAAACTCTTCAAGCAATGCACAAGTCAGGATGTTTAAATCTCACTGATATTATTGAAG ATGTTAAAACAGcagtgaaaaataaagttcCTCTTGTAAGATCATTGACGTTGAACTGGGTCACATATTGTATTGAGACAAGTAACAAGGCAGCCATACTTAAAGTGCACAAGGAATATGTTCCGATTTGCATGGAG TGCCTTAATGATGGGACACCTGAAGTGAGGGATGCAGCTTTCTCAGCTTTAGCAGCTATTGCTAAG ATGGTTGGTATGAGACCATTGGAGAAGTCACTGGAAAAACTGGATGATGTTAGGAAAAAGAAGTTATCTGAAATGATTGGGGGTTCGACAGGGGATCCATCAACATCAACAAGCTCAG CTGCAGTTCAGTCTTCTGGTGGAGGTATGGCTCATGCAGAG GCCTCTGATGGATCATTTGTTAGAAGATCAGCAGCTAGCATGCTTAGTGGGAAGAAACCTACTAATGTAGCT CCTGCTGCTACAAAGAAAGCTTCCTCTGCCAAAGCTGGTACCAACAAGAAAAGTGATGGAGGGCAATCAAAAGTTTCTAAGCCTGTGGAACAGGAAGACATCGAG CCAGCAGAAATGAGTTTGGAAGAGATTGAGAACAGATTAGGATCCCTTATACAAGCAGAGACGATTACTCAGCTAAAAAGTGCTGTGTGGAAAGAACGACTTGAAG CTATTGTGTCTTTCAAAGAGCAAGTGGAAGCACTCAACGACCTGAATCCATCAGTTGAGGTTTTGATCCGCTTACTTTGTGTTGTTCCTGGCTGGAATGAGAAAAATGTTCAG GTCCAGCAGCAgcttattgatattattacacACATAGCATCAACCGCGTTGAAGTTTCCCAAAAAATGTGTTGTGCTTTGCCTTTTAG GTATTAGTGAAAGAGTTGCTGACATCAAGACTCGTACTCAGGCCATGAAATGCCTTACTACTTTTTGTGAAGCTGCGGGACCAGGGTTTATATTTGAGAGG CTgtataaaatcatgaaagagCACAAGAATCCCAAGGTTCTAAGTGAAGGCCTATTGTGGATGGTTACTGCAATAGAGGACTTTggtatttcatatattaaactGAAG GATTTAATTGATTTCTGCAAGGACATTGGTTTACAATCTAGTGCTGCTGCAACTAGAAATGCTACCATTAAGCTAATTGGTGCTTTACACAAGTTTGTTGGTCCTG ATATTAAGGCGTTCCTCTCAGATGTTAAACCTGCTCTTTTAAGTGCCCTTGACGCGGAGTATGACAAAAATCCGTTTGAG GGAGCATCTGCAGCTCCTAAGAAGACTGTGAAAGTAAGTGATTCTACATCATCCATGGCTGCTGGTGGTGTAGACGGTCTTCCACGTGAAGATATTAGTGAGAAAATCACCCCCACTTTGTTAAAAGGCCTGGAGAGTTCAGACTGGAAG attcgcttggagtctaTTGAAAGTGTAAATAAAATTCTGGAAGAGGCCAACAGGCGTATACAACCAACTGGAACTG GAGAGTTATTTGGAGCTCTTAAAAGTCGTTTACACGACAGCAACAAGAATTTGATTATAGCAACGTTGTCTACAATTGGTGCTCTTGCATCTGCAATGGGACCGCCGGTTGAGAAGTCAAGCAAG GGCATTCTTTCGGATGTTCTGAAATGCCTTGGCGACAATAAAAAGCAAATGCGAGAGTGCACCTTGAGTACTTTAGACTCTTGGCTTGCTGCTGCTCATCTCGACAAAATG GTCCCTTATGTAACCGCTGCTCTCACGGACACTAAGCTTGGTGCGGAAGGGCGCAAGGATCTTTTTGACTGGTTGTCAAGACAACTTGCTGGATTGTCCGATTTTCCTGATGCTATACATCTGCTAAAACCCTCTGCATCTGCTATGACG GATAAATCAGCAGATGTTCGTAAAGCTGCTGAAGCATTCTTTAATGAAATATTGAGGGTTTGTGGACATGAAATG gtgacaaaaaatttgaaagatatACAAGGTTCTGCTTTAGCTATTGTTGTTGAACGACTGAAACCATATGGGGCTTTTCAAG AAAATTTCGAAACTGGTAGATCGATTTCAGCAGGCATAGCATCCAAAACCAGCTCAAAGGTTGGAAAGTCCAATGCTTATGGAGATCGTGCATCTTCATCACGGCATGGGAACAGAGTTGCATCTTCA AGAGCTGTTCCTACCAAGGGACCAAGACAAGACTCAATCATGTCTGTTCAGGACACCAACATTCAGTCACACGCTTTGCTCAATGTGAAGGACTCAAACAAG GATGATCGAGAGAGAATGGTCGTGCGCAGATTCAAGTTTGAAGAATTACGTTTAGAGCAAATTCAAGATCTTGAG AATGATATTATGAAGTACTTTAGAGAGGATTTGCATCGAAGGTTGCTAAGCACAGACTTTAAGAAGCAAGTTGATGGGATTGAGATGCTGCAGAAG GCTCTTCCATCAATTGGAAAGGAGTTAATTGAAGTCTTGGATATACTCTTGAGGTGGTTCGTGCTGAGGTTCTGCGAATCAAATACATCATGCTTACTAAAG GTGCTGGAGTTTCTTCCTGAACTCCTGGAGATGTTAAGGAATGAGGGTTACACTATGACTGAAGCAGAGGCtgcaatttttcttccttgtttGATTGAGAAG TCTGGACACAACATTGAAAAAGTACGAGAAAAAATGCGGGAATTGATGAAACAAATTATCCATGCATATTCACCCGCAAAAACTTTTCCTTATATTTTGGAAGGCTTGCGTTCTAGAAACAACAGAACAAGGATTGAGTGTGCTGATCTTGTTGGATTTTTGCTGGATAATTACGTAGCTGAG ATAAGTGGGCAATTAAAGTCCTTGCAAATTGTTGCTTGCTTAACTGCTGAACGAGATGGTGACACTAGGAAAGCAGCTTTAAATACATTGGCAACTGGATACAAGATTCTTG GTGATGACATTTGGAGATTTGTTGGAAAGCTTAATGAGGCACAAAGAAGTATGTTGGATGATAGATTTAAGTGGAAG GCCCGAGAGAtggagaagagaaaagaaggcAGGCCAGGGGAAGCTAGAGCTGCCCTAAGGCGTTCAGTGAGGGATAATGG GTCTGAACCTGCCGAGCAAAGTGGGGAAGTGTCTCGGTCTACAACTGTCCCAATCTTGAATCG GGAGAATTATGGTCATTCTGAAGTTCACACAGAGAGACTGCCGATCACTCGAACATATTCTGGTGTGGGCCCCACAGACTGGAATGAAGCTTTAGACATTATAGCATATGGTTCTCCAGAGCAG TCTGTAGAAGGAATGAAAGTTGTATGTCATGAGTTGGCACAAGCAACGGCTGATCCTGAAGGCAGCACAATGGATGACATAGTAAAAGATGCTGATAGACTTGTTTCATGCTTGGCAAATAAG GTGGCAAAGACTTTTGACTTTAGTCTTACTGGTGCCTCTTCTAGGTCTTGTAAATATGTGCTGAACACTCTGATGCAG GCTTTTCAGAACAAGAGACTTGCTCATGCAGTTAAAGAAAGCACCCTTGATAGTCTCATCACTGAGCTGTTGCTCTGGCTTTTGGATGAAAGGGTTCCGCAGATGGATGATGGCAGTCAACTTTTGAGAGCTTTGAATGTTCTGATGTTGAAGATTCTG GATAATGCCGATCGTACCTCatcatttgttgtgcttataAATCTCTTGCGACCTCTGAATCCATCAAGATGGCCTGCTCCAGCAACAAATGAGACTCTCATTATTAGAAATCAGAAATTTTCAGATTTGGTCGTTAAATGTTTAATTAAACTTACTAAG GTCTTGcaaaatacaatatatgaTGTAGACCTTGATCGCATCCTTCAGAGCATCCATATATATCTTCAAGAATTAGGAATGGATGAAATACGGAAGAG AGCGGGAGCTGATGACAAACCGCTTCGCATGGTTAAAACTGTTCTGCATGAGCTTGTTAAACTTCGTGGAACCGCCATAAAGGGTCATCTTTCCATGGTCCCAATTGACATGCAACCTCAACCTATCATCCTTGCCTACATCGATCTTAATCTCCAG ACCTTGGCAGCTGCAAGAATGTTGACGCCAACTGGGCCTGTTGGGCAAACTCACTGGAGTGACTCGACTGCCAACAACCCAGCGCCTGCTGCAACACACTCTGCGGATGCACAATTGAAG CAAGAATTGGCTgcaatatttaagaaaattggtGACAAGCAAACTTGCTCGATTGGTCTTTACGAACTATATCGCATAACACAGTTATATCCCCAG GTTGATATTTTTGCTCAGCTGCAAAATGCCAGCGACGCCTTCCGCACATACATTCGAGATGGTTTGGCGCAG ATGGAAAGAAATGCAGCCGCAGGGAGGACACCTTCGAGTGTGCCCCTGGCTACTCCTCCACCAGCAGCACTCAACCTTTCCCCCAGATACGGCCCTCTATCCCCTGTAAATACAAACCCATTAAGCGATTCAAGAAATATGAATACAAGAGTTGAACCAACAAATTTTAGTTTACCCCCGTCGTATGCTGAAGATGACCGGCATGTTAATGCCAGCTCTCCAAGAGTTTCCAGTTATGAGCAAGCAGGGCTACAGCAGAACATGGAGGAGTCCAGAAACGACAGATTACCATCTG TCTCAAATGGAACATTAGATGCTATTAGGGAGAGGATGAAGAGCATCCAATTAGCAGCTTCTGCTGGGAATCCTGAGTCCAGAAGCCGGCCATTGATACAAGTAAATGGGAATCTTAATCATCCTCCTGTTACAGAAGGGCATGGCAGTGGTAATCCTGTGCATGGTGGGATTCTTCCTATGGATGAGAAGGCATTATCTGGCCTCCAGGCTCGTATGGAACGTTTAAAGAGTGGGTCATTTGATTCTCTGTAG